The window AGATGAATAAAACTTTCAACCTGAACTCCATCCGTCAAAAGCCGGATGAAGTCCAGTCAAAAAGGCAAAAATGTTAGTTCTTGTTCGTTTTGTTAGTTGCCAATTATTTCGCGTATTTTCGTGTATTTCGCGGGTAAAAGAAAATGAAAAAAGTAGCGATCCTTCAATCCAATTACATCCCCTGGAAAGGATATTTTCACATCATCCAGAAAGTCGATTACTTCGTTTTTCTCGATACTGCTCAATACACAATTCGTGATTGGAGAAGCCGTAATTTGATAAAAACTCCGCAAGGTTTAAAGTGGCTTTCAGTTCCCAACAACGGGACACAAAAAATGAAAATAAATGAAGTTGAAATCAATAATAAAACAAAATGGTTTGAGAAACATTTCAGAACTCTGGAGATGAGTTATCATAAAACGAAATATTTCCAAAATTTTTCTACTTTTTTAGAAAAAGTTTATCTCAAAACCAAATGGCAGAAATTAAGCGAATTGAATCAATTTCTGATCAAGGAAATTTCCAATTTGCTGGGATTGCAAACGATTTTCTGCAATTCGGATGAATTCGAATTAGTTGCAGGAAAGAACGATAAGATCATTTCCATAATGAAACAACTGCAAGCAGATTATTACCTGACCGGACCTTCCGCAAAATCTTATCTTGATATTTCCAAATTTGAAAAAAATGATATAAAAGTCGAGTTTATGAATTATCCTGATTATCCCGAATATTCTCAACTCTGGGGAAAATTTGAGCATAATGTTTCCATTTTTGACCTGTTATTTTGTGTTGGACAGGATGCTCCGGAATATATTTGGGATTTTTAACTTTGCGAAAGTTGTGCTACTCCTTGCTTTTCTCGACTTTCGCAAAGATATGAGTTTTGGTTTGATGATGATATATTTGCGCAGATCAGATGAAGGAATTTCTTTGTGGGAATTTTCGCAAAGTCGCTGTCATTCCGAAGTTTCTTCTTGCTCTTATTAATGAGGAGTCTCCAGAATAACAGAGGGAAAATTGTTTAATGAAAAATAAAATCCGTTAAATCCATGAGCTAATAATGAAAATTCCATTCAATAAGCCATTAGTTCTGGGAACTGAAATTCTCTATTTGAATTCCGTGATTAAAAGGAAAAAATTTTCATCACGCGGTGAATTCATCAAAAAAGGCAGTGATTTGCTGGAAAAATACATCGGTTGCAATAAAGTTCTGCTGACATCCTCCTGCACCGGTGCCCTGGAAATAGCACTTTCATCTTTAGGACTAAAACCGGAAGATGAAGTAATAATACCTGCTTTCGAGCATTGCTCGATTGCCAACGCATTAGCTTCTGCAGGAGTAGAGATCGTCTGGTGCGATATCCGGGAAGATACAAAAAATATCGATGAATCTTTGATCGAAGGTTTGATCACCAAAAAAACTAAAGTTATAATTCCTGTTCATTATGCCGGAATTCCCTGCGAGATCGAAAAAATTTCGGATATCTGTAAAAAAAACAACTTGTTTCTGATCGAAGATGCTGCCCAGTCGATCGGAAGCAGATTTAACGAGAAACCGGCAGGAAGTTTTGGAGATATGGCAATCACCAGTTTTCATGAAACCAAAAATGTTCATTGCGGAGAGGGTGGTGCATTAATTATCAACAATCCAAAACTGGTCACAAAAGCGGAAAAGGTATTTCAGAAAGGAACGAATCGCAAAGATTTTGATCGAGGTTTAACAGAAAATTGGACCTGGCAAATTCTTGGGAAACATTTCATGATGTCCGAATTGCAAGCCGCTTTTCTTTATCCGCAATTATTGGAATTGGAAAAAATAAATTCAAATCGACTCCAATCCTGGCATTATTATTATCAACTTTTAGCGGAGTTTTTTCCAAAAAAGAAATTACCATTTGTTCCCCAAAATGTGTCTTATAATGCTCATTTATTCTATCTGGTTTTGGAAAATTCTCAACAGCGAAAAGAGATGATCGATTTTCTCAATTCAAAAGGAATTCAAGCAGTTTTTCATTACCAGCCCTTACATCGAGCACCTTTCTGGAAAGGAAAATACAAAAATGTCCAACTTCCGGTTACGGAAAAAATCGCTGAAACCATTCTCCGCTTACCGATGTTTTATAAACTTAAAAAAGAAGAGATTGAGTTTGTGGTGAAGAATATAAAAATATCTTTGCAATGAAACTTGCCTCCCGAAGGCTTTCGGGACAAAAATTTGGCAAGTTTCTCCTTCGTTCCAACGCTCCTGCGATATGAGAATCATAACATAAATGAATTCAAAGTATAACTTTTCAATAAAAAACATTCCCAAATGGAATCTGGGAAGGAGAGGAAATCTCATCCTTCTTACAACATTGCTCTTCCTCATCTACTTTTCTCCTTATATTCTCAAAGGCAAAAATTCCTTCATCCAAATCCACGACAATCTCAACCAGATCAACCAGTTCAGCATTTATAACGGGAAATTTCAGGGAGCATTATTCCCATCGGAAAAAATTCCGAATGCTACTTTACCCGGCGCAAATCCGATTTTCAGGGTTGGACAAATATCCATCAGCAAACTATTCTTCTCGCTTGATTATTTCTGGGGCTATGTTCTCAATGAATTTTTATATCGTCTTTTAGGATTTCTCGGACTTCTCTATCTGTTGAAAATTTTTACTCAAAATACCAAATTCCCGGATTATCTTCTCATTCTCATTTCTTTCTCATTCATTGCTCTCCCCTTCTGGTCTCCGGGTCATCTTTCCATTGCCGGAATTCCCCTTTTGATCCTCGCTTTTTATTATTTGTATCATCAACAAAAACTTCTCAGATCTTATTTGATAGTCATCTTATACGCATTTTATTCCAACCTTTTTGTTTCCGGAATTTTCATCTTTTTTGTCATCATATTTGCTTATATTTACCTTTTGTTCAAAAGTAAATTGAATCGACACCTGATTTTCGGTGGAATTCTCTTATTTGTTTGTTTTCTCGTTAGCCATTACTCGTTTTTCCTGATCCAGTTTGTGTATAATATTCCAACTAACCGGATTTCACAAAGTTTTACCGGTTATGGAGTTACCGAAACTCTGAAGCGAATCTTCATCCATTTTATTTCTTCCCAGATTTCATCTCAAAGTTTCCACGGCAGGTTCATTCTCCAATCTTCCCTGATCTTTATGTTTCTTTTATTTTTTTATAGGAAATTCCAACATCTGAAGCTGATTTTATTACTCTGGGCGTTTCTGCTTTTTTCTTCTCTAATTTATGGAATTTATTACTATCAGCCGTTTTTGGACTTTTATAATAAACTCGAACAAGGTTTCAGGCTGGAAAGATTTTATTTTCTCAATCCTGCTGTCTGGTACATTCTCTGGGGAATTTTACTGATCGAGTTTTATCAAATGATGAAGAACAAAAAAACTGCTCAAATCATTCTCATCATTCTGGTTTCTCTCCAGATTGGATACTGTCTGAAAAATTCGACTTTAATGGCTTTTACAGAAAAACCGACTTTCAAACAATTTTTTGCTCAAGAACAATTTTCGGAAATCGAAGCAAAATTGGAAAGAAATAAAAATGATTACAGAGTCGGTTGTATCGGTTTTTTCCCGGCGGTTGCTAATTATAACGGATTCAAAACTATCGATTCTTTCAGCGTTTTTTATCCGTTGGAATTCAAACAGAAATTTTATGAGATCATCAAAGATGAATTGAAACAAAACCCTGAAATTGAAGATTTTTTCCAGAATTGGGGAATACATGTCTTCCTTTTTGATGATAAGATAGGTAAACATTATTATGATCAGGATTACATTAAAGAAAATATCAATGAGATCCAATGCGATCTGAATATTAATAAACTAAAGGAGTTTAATGTAAAATATCTTTTCTCAACTGTTAGAATTTCCAATTATAAGGCAATTGGTTTGGAAAAGGTTTATAAAAACAATGACTCGAAATATTATTATCGTTTTTTTGTGTATGAAATAAAAACTTGAGATAAGCCGAATTCATTCGGTCTCAACTTAAATTTTTCAAAGGATTTGATGAAAATAGACAAGATCGGCATCTTGTTTTACGAAAATTTAACTTGCCAAATTTTTGAAATCTGGTAAGTTTAATCTGCTCAAAATGGAGGAAACCATGAAGCAAATATTATTTATTATTTTTTTATTTTATGTGATTACTTTATCTTCCCAATTCAATGAACCGGTTTTAATCGATAATCCGGAAAATCCCAATAATGCTGTGTGCTATTCAGGTCAACAATCATACAAAATTATTGGAGAGAAAGTTTACATAACTTTTATTCAGGCTGATGATGATAATTGGTGTATAAATTTCGGATATTCAGAAAACAACGGAAATGATTTCACATATACTG is drawn from Candidatus Cloacimonadota bacterium and contains these coding sequences:
- the rffA gene encoding dTDP-4-amino-4,6-dideoxygalactose transaminase, encoding MKIPFNKPLVLGTEILYLNSVIKRKKFSSRGEFIKKGSDLLEKYIGCNKVLLTSSCTGALEIALSSLGLKPEDEVIIPAFEHCSIANALASAGVEIVWCDIREDTKNIDESLIEGLITKKTKVIIPVHYAGIPCEIEKISDICKKNNLFLIEDAAQSIGSRFNEKPAGSFGDMAITSFHETKNVHCGEGGALIINNPKLVTKAEKVFQKGTNRKDFDRGLTENWTWQILGKHFMMSELQAAFLYPQLLELEKINSNRLQSWHYYYQLLAEFFPKKKLPFVPQNVSYNAHLFYLVLENSQQRKEMIDFLNSKGIQAVFHYQPLHRAPFWKGKYKNVQLPVTEKIAETILRLPMFYKLKKEEIEFVVKNIKISLQ